One window of the Flavobacteriaceae bacterium YJPT1-3 genome contains the following:
- a CDS encoding aldehyde dehydrogenase family protein, with amino-acid sequence MSAVATDFGIEKALQELGIQKVNDGTSTGSSWFSGGSEIVSSSPVDGAQIATVKSTTQEDYEQVMKSATEAFKMWRKKPAPLRGEIVRQFGEELRRLKEPLGKLVSYEMGKSYQEGLGEVQEMIDICDFAVGLSRQLHGLTMHSERPGHRMYEQYHPLGVVGIISAFNFPVAVWAWNTALAWVCGDVCVWKPSEKTPLCGVACQHIIATVLAKNNLPEGISCLINGDYQVGEMMTKDSRIPLVSATGSTRMGKIVAQTVAARLGKSLLELGGNNAIIVTPDADIKMTVIGAVFGAVGTCGQRCTSTRRLIIHESIYDQVKEALVKAYDQLRIGNPLDENNHVGPLIDQDAVAMYQDALKRVREEGGTVLLEGGVLSGEGYESGCYVKPAIAEAQNHYDIVQHETFAPVLYLLKYSGSVEHAIEIQNGVSQGLSSAIMTNNLREAERFLSVAGSDCGIANVNIGTSGAEIGGAFGGEKDTGGGRESGSDAWKVYMRRQTNTINYTEDLPLAQGIKFDL; translated from the coding sequence ATGAGCGCAGTAGCGACTGATTTCGGAATCGAAAAAGCCCTTCAGGAACTGGGTATTCAAAAGGTTAATGACGGAACTTCTACCGGGTCTTCCTGGTTTTCCGGGGGGTCTGAAATAGTTTCTTCTTCACCGGTGGACGGCGCCCAAATTGCCACGGTAAAGAGTACCACTCAGGAAGATTATGAGCAGGTGATGAAATCCGCCACCGAGGCTTTTAAAATGTGGCGTAAAAAGCCGGCTCCTTTACGCGGAGAGATCGTACGCCAGTTTGGTGAGGAATTACGCCGCCTTAAAGAACCCCTGGGTAAATTGGTCTCCTATGAAATGGGGAAATCCTACCAGGAAGGTCTGGGAGAAGTTCAAGAAATGATCGATATCTGTGATTTTGCGGTGGGACTTTCGCGTCAGCTGCACGGCCTGACCATGCACAGTGAACGTCCTGGACATCGCATGTATGAACAGTACCATCCCCTGGGAGTGGTGGGCATCATTTCCGCTTTCAATTTCCCGGTTGCCGTATGGGCCTGGAATACCGCTCTGGCCTGGGTATGTGGAGATGTTTGCGTCTGGAAACCCAGTGAAAAGACGCCGCTGTGTGGAGTGGCCTGCCAGCACATCATTGCTACCGTTTTAGCCAAAAATAATCTTCCGGAGGGCATCTCTTGCTTGATCAATGGAGATTACCAGGTGGGGGAGATGATGACGAAAGACAGTCGGATTCCTTTAGTTTCAGCCACAGGTTCTACCCGAATGGGTAAGATCGTTGCTCAAACAGTCGCAGCGCGATTAGGGAAAAGCTTATTGGAACTAGGTGGGAATAATGCCATTATAGTCACCCCGGACGCCGACATTAAAATGACGGTCATTGGGGCTGTTTTTGGCGCAGTGGGGACCTGCGGTCAGCGATGTACCTCAACCAGAAGATTGATCATTCACGAAAGTATTTACGATCAGGTAAAAGAGGCCTTGGTCAAGGCCTACGATCAGTTGCGCATTGGCAATCCGCTGGATGAAAATAACCATGTTGGACCTTTGATCGATCAGGATGCTGTAGCCATGTACCAGGACGCGCTGAAGCGTGTCAGAGAAGAAGGCGGAACTGTTCTTCTTGAAGGGGGTGTGCTATCCGGTGAGGGCTACGAAAGTGGATGTTATGTTAAACCGGCCATCGCCGAAGCTCAGAACCATTACGATATTGTGCAGCATGAAACCTTTGCTCCAGTCTTATATCTATTGAAGTATAGCGGTAGTGTGGAGCATGCTATTGAAATCCAAAATGGTGTGAGTCAGGGGCTATCGTCTGCCATTATGACCAACAATCTGCGAGAGGCCGAACGCTTCCTTTCTGTAGCCGGATCGGATTGCGGGATCGCCAACGTGAACATTGGAACATCAGGTGCTGAAATTGGAGGGGCTTTTGGTGGTGAAAAAGATACGGGCGGCGGACGTGAGAGTGGTTCTGATGCCTGGAAGGTGTATATGCGTCGACAGACCAATACCATCAATTATACGGAAGATCTCCCCCTTGCTCAAGGCATTAAATTCGATCTGTAA
- a CDS encoding DUF2306 domain-containing protein: MFSTIGTIHLIASLVALATGTVVLIQTKATLKHKQWGYLYVISMITVLVTSFFIYRLHGHFGILHLFAVLSSLTLLAGMIPIWRRKRKDYLALHFSFMYWSVIGLYCAFCAEVFTRLPMLLQVGDESFALFYILVGVSSGATGWIGSYFFKKKKLQWAQQFT, from the coding sequence ATGTTTTCTACCATCGGAACCATTCATTTGATAGCTTCCCTTGTGGCTTTAGCCACAGGAACTGTCGTTTTGATTCAGACGAAAGCAACGCTGAAGCATAAACAATGGGGTTATCTGTATGTGATCAGTATGATCACCGTGCTGGTCACCTCTTTTTTTATCTACCGTTTGCATGGGCACTTTGGTATTTTACACCTTTTTGCCGTACTGAGTAGCCTTACTCTCTTGGCGGGCATGATTCCCATTTGGAGGCGAAAGCGAAAAGACTATCTGGCCTTACACTTCAGTTTTATGTATTGGAGTGTGATTGGACTTTACTGTGCCTTTTGCGCAGAGGTCTTTACCCGCTTACCGATGCTTTTGCAAGTGGGCGACGAAAGTTTTGCTCTTTTCTATATATTGGTTGGAGTCTCCAGTGGAGCGACCGGCTGGATAGGCAGCTATTTCTTTAAGAAGAAGAAACTTCAGTGGGCTCAGCAATTTACCTAA
- a CDS encoding DNA helicase PriA, translating into MNEVPPLDTELKKVCKNCGAALHYKPGTTSITCAYCGHEEAIETTASIHELELQAYLQKMGAQSYSESISMLQCRNCGANQHVEEHYKSLHCVYCGEVLITEDLHQEEWILPGAVLPFQIDPKRSYAIFKQWVDGLWFAPNKLKKAALDPELTKGLYLPYWTFDAQLTADYQGQRGDHYYVTKTYRDSKGKTRTRQERRTRWSSAAGRVAGFVDDTVIAASVKSTGRIPAAVARWNLTKLQPFSSKFLAGFVTEKYTLPLQDGHLQAQQEMKAIAERWARKDIGGDEQRVSQLDLQLEEETFKHVLLPVYISTYRYRGKHYNFYINGENGMIKGKRPYSFWKIFFTIVGGLLLLFLLSYLFG; encoded by the coding sequence ATGAACGAGGTACCACCTCTCGATACCGAGCTTAAAAAAGTCTGCAAGAATTGTGGTGCCGCTCTGCACTACAAACCGGGTACGACATCCATTACCTGTGCCTATTGTGGGCATGAGGAAGCGATAGAAACAACCGCTTCCATTCATGAGTTGGAGCTTCAAGCCTACCTTCAGAAAATGGGCGCCCAATCTTATAGTGAATCCATATCCATGCTTCAATGCCGTAATTGCGGTGCCAACCAGCATGTGGAAGAGCACTACAAGTCGTTGCATTGTGTGTATTGTGGAGAAGTATTGATCACTGAAGATCTGCATCAGGAAGAATGGATCCTTCCCGGGGCGGTACTCCCGTTCCAGATCGATCCTAAACGATCGTATGCCATTTTTAAACAATGGGTGGATGGATTGTGGTTTGCTCCCAATAAACTCAAAAAAGCGGCTCTAGATCCTGAACTAACCAAAGGTTTATACCTCCCTTACTGGACCTTTGACGCTCAATTGACCGCTGATTACCAGGGCCAGCGTGGTGATCATTACTACGTGACCAAAACTTACCGGGATTCTAAGGGCAAAACACGTACCCGCCAAGAGCGCCGTACCCGATGGAGCAGCGCAGCAGGTCGCGTAGCAGGATTTGTGGATGATACGGTCATCGCAGCATCAGTCAAAAGTACCGGTAGAATTCCTGCTGCAGTCGCCCGTTGGAACCTGACCAAATTACAGCCGTTCAGCAGTAAGTTTTTAGCCGGATTTGTCACCGAGAAATATACCTTACCCCTTCAGGACGGCCATTTGCAGGCGCAGCAGGAGATGAAAGCTATTGCCGAGCGCTGGGCGCGAAAAGATATTGGTGGTGATGAACAGCGAGTGAGTCAATTGGACCTCCAACTCGAAGAAGAAACTTTTAAACACGTTTTACTCCCGGTATACATCAGCACCTATCGCTATCGGGGAAAGCACTATAATTTTTATATCAATGGAGAGAATGGGATGATCAAAGGCAAGCGTCCCTACTCGTTTTGGAAGATCTTCTTTACCATTGTCGGAGGGCTTTTACTTCTCTTTTTATTGTCCTATCTCTTTGGATAA
- a CDS encoding SPFH domain-containing protein, with amino-acid sequence MGIFDKIKEKLSHEFIDIIEWLDYTDDTIAHRFERYQNEIKNNAKLIVREGQTAVFVNEGQLADVFGPGTYTLNTQNLPILTTLKGWKYGFDSPFKAEVYFVNTHLFTDEKWGTKNPVTLSDDRFGLVEIRAFGTYAFRISDAGKFIKDIVGTDNNFTNFEINEHLKSLIATRFTDTVGEANLPIELYAANTTELSETCREVMGPEFESVGIRLEKFFIENVSMPEELKKEIFEYSRIDKLDLQKLTQFKTAKAVEAAAKNEGGTAGAGMGMGMGFVLAQQMGGLMNPQMTAGASQAVTPPPIPAAVTYFYATNGQQQGPVSFDQLRALFASRTINKDSLIWKQGMDTWKPLQEVTELKAFLGGNTPPPLPGQ; translated from the coding sequence ATGGGGATTTTTGACAAAATCAAAGAGAAATTGAGCCACGAATTTATCGATATCATCGAGTGGCTGGATTATACGGACGATACGATTGCACATCGCTTTGAACGCTATCAGAACGAAATAAAGAATAATGCCAAACTGATCGTTCGGGAAGGTCAGACTGCCGTCTTCGTCAATGAAGGTCAACTGGCCGATGTTTTTGGGCCGGGCACTTATACCCTCAACACCCAGAACCTCCCTATTCTCACCACCCTGAAAGGTTGGAAATACGGATTTGATAGTCCATTTAAGGCGGAAGTCTATTTCGTCAATACCCATCTGTTTACTGATGAAAAATGGGGGACTAAAAATCCGGTCACCCTGAGCGACGACCGATTTGGTCTCGTGGAGATCAGAGCCTTTGGCACCTATGCTTTTCGCATCAGCGATGCGGGCAAATTCATCAAGGATATTGTGGGTACGGACAACAATTTCACCAACTTTGAGATCAATGAACACCTTAAGAGTCTCATCGCAACCCGATTTACCGATACGGTGGGTGAGGCCAATCTGCCCATAGAATTGTATGCAGCCAACACCACAGAGCTTTCAGAAACCTGCCGAGAGGTCATGGGTCCTGAATTTGAAAGTGTAGGCATCCGCTTGGAGAAGTTCTTCATCGAGAATGTTTCTATGCCGGAAGAACTTAAAAAAGAAATTTTCGAATACAGCCGTATCGACAAACTCGATCTCCAAAAGCTGACCCAGTTCAAAACCGCAAAAGCCGTAGAGGCTGCAGCCAAAAATGAAGGCGGTACTGCAGGTGCCGGTATGGGCATGGGTATGGGCTTTGTGCTCGCTCAGCAAATGGGCGGACTCATGAACCCGCAAATGACAGCCGGGGCCTCACAAGCGGTGACCCCTCCACCGATTCCTGCCGCTGTTACTTATTTCTATGCCACTAACGGTCAACAACAAGGTCCGGTGTCCTTTGATCAATTACGCGCCCTTTTTGCATCGCGTACTATCAATAAAGACAGTCTCATCTGGAAACAAGGTATGGACACCTGGAAGCCCCTGCAAGAAGTTACTGAGCTCAAAGCCTTTTTAGGCGGGAACACGCCACCCCCCTTACCCGGTCAATAA
- a CDS encoding metallophosphoesterase has product MGRTLVIGDIHGGLRALEQVLERATVTPDDHLIFLGDYVDGWSDSAPTVSYLIELKSRIPTTFIRGNHDDLVHQWLNGRQMNAKWLQHGGQASIDSYAELTGAEIETHKIFYSEMQDYHIDADNRMYCHAGFSNLNGPEYEWHNTAFYWDRTLWEMVCAMDPGIPKDSDLFPKRLKLFQEIFIGHTPVGRIGRSTPTQMANVWNIDTGAAFKGSVSILDVDSKNYWQSDPVWKLYPQENGRNP; this is encoded by the coding sequence ATGGGAAGAACATTAGTCATTGGAGATATACATGGGGGACTGCGTGCATTAGAACAGGTGTTGGAACGAGCGACGGTCACCCCGGACGATCATCTGATTTTTTTAGGCGATTACGTTGACGGATGGAGCGATAGCGCCCCCACGGTCAGCTATCTGATCGAGCTGAAAAGCAGGATTCCGACTACCTTTATCCGTGGAAATCACGACGATCTGGTGCATCAATGGCTCAATGGACGGCAAATGAATGCCAAGTGGCTCCAACACGGTGGACAGGCAAGTATAGACAGCTATGCCGAGCTTACCGGGGCCGAGATCGAAACTCACAAAATCTTTTACAGTGAAATGCAGGACTACCACATAGATGCGGATAATCGTATGTATTGCCATGCCGGATTTTCCAATTTGAATGGCCCTGAATACGAATGGCACAATACCGCCTTCTACTGGGACCGTACCCTTTGGGAAATGGTGTGCGCGATGGATCCGGGCATTCCCAAAGACAGTGATCTTTTTCCCAAGCGCCTGAAATTATTTCAAGAAATCTTTATCGGTCACACACCGGTAGGTCGCATTGGTCGCAGTACCCCCACCCAAATGGCCAATGTATGGAACATTGATACCGGAGCTGCATTCAAAGGTAGCGTTTCCATACTCGACGTAGATAGTAAAAACTACTGGCAGAGCGATCCGGTGTGGAAACTATATCCTCAGGAAAACGGTAGGAATCCGTAA
- a CDS encoding ATP-binding protein: protein MINKRLLIKNLLAHSDENSFYDKKRQIDISNKEGKAKFLKHICALSNSNPKNNSYIVIGVEDQDNAIVGVPFFDDSKIQNLVNAYLNNPPLITYENIPFPHLAADLVVGLVTIRPNNKLTSLRKNIWKYWGGSVFYRDGSVSMPKTFKSEIKDVNSEIVAAIETKASNNIQLTLDSVMEFMTKSHSELETHYKVFQELFVVCWAGKPKEVGDEVYYSRVDIELINEQVRLFYSALDEVSITITDDTFTILEYVYLGVYNNYKYYPLEEMVIRFRENGQYSIDSTLVFQPPQLDKKMLYHLYNNNNVIFYKLKRNRVLNAGEHEDLLNLPATYLICYLNGFEAALVKLEEIKPYLKAYSNEVYRAYKDNIRILRKVKYN, encoded by the coding sequence ATGATCAATAAACGTCTTCTTATCAAGAATCTTCTTGCGCATAGCGACGAGAACAGCTTCTACGATAAAAAGCGCCAAATTGATATTTCCAATAAAGAGGGAAAAGCGAAGTTCCTAAAACACATTTGTGCCCTCAGCAATTCCAATCCAAAAAACAATTCGTACATCGTCATTGGGGTCGAAGATCAGGACAATGCGATCGTGGGGGTGCCTTTTTTTGATGACAGCAAGATTCAAAATCTGGTCAACGCCTACCTCAACAATCCACCGCTCATCACCTATGAAAACATACCCTTCCCTCATCTTGCCGCTGATCTGGTGGTGGGACTGGTGACCATCCGTCCGAATAATAAGCTGACCAGTTTGCGTAAGAACATTTGGAAATACTGGGGTGGCTCGGTTTTTTACCGAGATGGAAGCGTATCCATGCCTAAAACCTTCAAAAGTGAGATCAAAGATGTGAACAGTGAGATTGTAGCGGCCATTGAAACCAAGGCCAGCAATAATATTCAACTCACTCTGGATAGTGTGATGGAGTTCATGACCAAATCGCATAGTGAACTCGAAACGCATTATAAGGTTTTCCAAGAGCTCTTTGTGGTTTGCTGGGCTGGTAAACCTAAAGAAGTAGGTGATGAGGTATACTATTCGAGGGTAGACATTGAACTGATCAATGAACAGGTGCGCCTGTTCTATTCTGCACTGGACGAGGTTTCCATCACCATTACTGACGATACCTTTACCATACTGGAATACGTCTATCTGGGGGTTTATAACAACTACAAGTATTATCCTTTAGAAGAAATGGTCATTCGCTTTCGCGAAAATGGTCAATACAGTATCGACAGTACCCTGGTCTTCCAGCCACCGCAACTGGACAAAAAAATGCTCTACCATTTGTACAACAACAACAATGTCATTTTTTACAAGCTGAAACGAAACCGGGTTCTCAATGCTGGCGAACATGAAGACCTGCTCAATCTGCCGGCCACTTATCTGATCTGCTACCTGAATGGATTTGAGGCAGCCCTGGTCAAACTGGAGGAAATCAAACCCTACCTCAAGGCCTATAGCAACGAGGTATACAGAGCCTACAAGGATAATATTCGTATTTTAAGAAAGGTCAAATACAATTAA
- a CDS encoding SDR family NAD(P)-dependent oxidoreductase → MKKETSIALITGATSGIGLATSREFARQGIHLILCGRRKEQLKTLQSELSAQVEVCTLSFDVRDRKQVEAQIKSLPAKFRPIDILLNNAGNAHGLDPIQEGSVDDWDAMIDINVKGLLYVSQAILPEMVSRKRGHIINLGSTAGKEVYPKGNVYCASKYAVDAITQGMRIDLNEHKIKVGAINPGLVHTAFSEVRFKGDTERAEKVYKDFEVLQPEDIAEIIYFMVSRPYHVNIADLTVMCTAQASSTIVNKN, encoded by the coding sequence ATGAAAAAAGAAACCTCCATTGCCTTGATTACCGGAGCCACCAGTGGTATCGGGCTTGCTACCTCCCGCGAGTTTGCCAGGCAAGGCATTCACCTCATTCTCTGTGGCCGCCGCAAAGAACAACTTAAGACACTCCAATCAGAGTTGAGTGCTCAGGTTGAGGTCTGTACGCTGAGTTTTGACGTTCGAGACCGTAAGCAGGTAGAAGCCCAAATAAAAAGCCTGCCAGCGAAATTCCGACCCATTGATATTTTACTGAACAATGCGGGAAACGCCCACGGTTTAGATCCTATTCAGGAGGGAAGCGTTGACGACTGGGATGCCATGATCGACATCAACGTCAAAGGCCTGCTTTACGTCAGTCAGGCCATTCTTCCGGAGATGGTTTCGCGAAAGCGAGGACACATCATCAATTTGGGGAGTACCGCAGGTAAGGAAGTCTACCCCAAAGGCAATGTGTATTGCGCCAGTAAATATGCAGTAGATGCGATCACCCAAGGCATGCGCATTGATCTGAATGAACACAAAATCAAGGTGGGAGCCATCAATCCGGGATTGGTGCACACGGCCTTTAGCGAAGTACGCTTTAAAGGAGACACTGAGCGTGCTGAAAAGGTATACAAAGACTTTGAAGTGTTGCAGCCCGAAGATATTGCGGAGATCATTTATTTTATGGTTTCAAGACCTTATCATGTCAATATCGCCGACCTGACCGTGATGTGTACCGCCCAGGCCAGCAGCACCATCGTCAATAAGAATTAA
- a CDS encoding aldo/keto reductase — MEHSFSRIIQGCMTWGQWGKQLSTEEQVARIDHCVSQGITTFDHADIYGDYTTEEEFGHAFAKASISRDQIQLITKCGIQYQGENRPENTIKHYQYDKAYVVGAAERALRLLQTDYIDLFLLHRPSPLMHPDEIAEAADQLQTQGKIKAFGVSNFTPSQTELIRSKTPVYGNQIECSLTATQSLFDGQLDYMMTHSIMPMAWSPLGAVFQEENPQTQRLHEKLETLASKYQVSKDQLLLAWILKHPARIHPVIGTTQPERIAAAVQAQHLELELQDWFELLVASQGHKVP; from the coding sequence ATGGAACATTCTTTTTCCCGAATCATTCAAGGATGCATGACCTGGGGTCAATGGGGCAAGCAATTGAGCACTGAAGAGCAGGTAGCTCGAATTGATCATTGTGTCTCCCAGGGGATAACCACTTTTGATCATGCAGATATTTATGGAGACTACACCACCGAAGAAGAATTTGGTCACGCTTTCGCGAAAGCGTCCATTTCCCGAGATCAAATTCAACTGATCACCAAATGTGGTATTCAATACCAGGGCGAGAACCGACCTGAAAATACAATCAAACACTACCAATACGACAAAGCCTATGTCGTGGGCGCCGCAGAACGGGCATTAAGGCTTTTACAAACCGATTACATTGACCTCTTTCTCCTGCATCGGCCCAGTCCGTTAATGCACCCCGACGAAATTGCGGAGGCTGCTGATCAGCTCCAAACACAAGGCAAGATCAAAGCCTTTGGTGTTTCTAATTTTACTCCTTCGCAAACCGAGTTAATTCGCTCGAAAACCCCGGTTTATGGCAATCAAATTGAGTGCAGTCTAACCGCCACCCAATCGCTTTTCGACGGACAGCTGGATTACATGATGACCCACTCCATCATGCCCATGGCCTGGAGCCCGTTAGGAGCTGTTTTTCAGGAAGAAAATCCGCAAACACAGCGCCTTCATGAAAAACTAGAAACTTTAGCATCAAAATACCAGGTCTCCAAAGATCAGCTCTTATTGGCCTGGATCCTGAAACATCCGGCCCGCATTCATCCGGTCATCGGCACCACCCAACCGGAGCGCATTGCGGCTGCAGTGCAGGCGCAGCATCTTGAACTAGAACTTCAGGATTGGTTTGAATTGCTGGTGGCCAGCCAGGGTCATAAAGTCCCTTAA
- a CDS encoding MoxR family ATPase: MQESTQAVDISAINEKIEKESAFVDILTLEMNKVIVGQKHMIERLLIGLLGKGHILLEGVPGLAKTLAINTLSQAVHGSFSRIQFTPDLLPADVIGTMIYNMKLNDFSIKKGPIFANFVLADEINRAPAKVQSALLEAMQEKQVTIGDETFTLDKPFLVMATQNPVEQEGTYPLPEAQVDRFMLKTVIDYPKMKDEQMIIRQNLKGGFEQVNPVVSVDQILRAQEAVQQVYMDEKIEKYILDIIFATRFPKNYRLEELKPLINFGASPRGSINLALAAKCYAFIKRRGYVVPEDVRAVVHDVLRHRIGITYEAEAENVTSVDLINKIVNEIEVP; the protein is encoded by the coding sequence ATGCAAGAAAGTACACAGGCTGTTGATATCAGCGCCATTAATGAGAAAATAGAGAAAGAGAGCGCCTTTGTAGATATTCTAACCCTGGAAATGAACAAGGTGATCGTGGGTCAAAAACACATGATCGAGCGCTTATTGATCGGACTTTTGGGTAAAGGGCACATATTGTTAGAAGGAGTACCAGGCTTGGCGAAAACCCTGGCGATCAACACGCTTTCACAAGCTGTTCACGGCTCTTTCAGTCGGATCCAGTTCACTCCCGATCTGCTTCCCGCAGATGTGATCGGGACCATGATCTACAACATGAAATTGAATGATTTCAGCATCAAAAAGGGGCCAATCTTCGCCAATTTTGTCCTTGCTGATGAGATCAACCGGGCGCCGGCCAAAGTACAATCGGCCTTGCTGGAAGCCATGCAGGAAAAGCAAGTAACCATTGGTGATGAAACCTTTACGCTGGACAAGCCTTTTTTGGTTATGGCCACTCAAAATCCGGTCGAACAGGAAGGAACTTACCCCTTACCGGAGGCTCAGGTAGATCGATTTATGCTCAAAACAGTCATCGATTATCCTAAAATGAAAGATGAGCAAATGATCATTCGTCAAAACCTTAAGGGGGGCTTTGAACAAGTCAATCCGGTGGTGTCGGTTGATCAGATTTTACGCGCGCAGGAAGCTGTGCAGCAGGTCTATATGGATGAGAAGATTGAAAAATACATTCTGGATATCATCTTTGCTACCCGTTTTCCAAAGAATTACCGTCTGGAAGAGCTTAAGCCACTGATCAATTTTGGGGCTTCCCCACGTGGAAGTATCAACCTGGCACTGGCTGCTAAATGCTACGCCTTCATCAAACGCAGGGGGTATGTGGTGCCTGAAGATGTGCGTGCGGTAGTGCACGATGTCTTGCGCCACCGTATTGGGATCACTTACGAAGCGGAGGCAGAAAATGTAACCTCGGTGGATCTGATCAACAAAATCGTAAATGAGATCGAAGTGCCTTAG
- a CDS encoding DUF58 domain-containing protein: MDTKELLKKVRKIEIKTRRLSDHIFGGEYHSTFKGRGMTFSEVRQYTFGDDVRNIDWNVTARYNEPFVKVFEEERELTMLLMADISGSEFFGTQGQFKNEIVTEVAATLAFSAMQNNDKIGLILFSDEVELYIPPKKGKSHVLRVIRELLEFKPKSKKTDLSQALQFMAGVMKKKAIVFVLSDFMTDDYEHTLKIAGKKHDITGIRIYDQREEEIPNLGLVQVLDEESGEHMLVNTGSKKVRREYTAYFKERANYFQESFRRSGAGVIDVRTDESYVKKLLGYFKRRA, encoded by the coding sequence ATGGATACGAAAGAACTGCTAAAGAAAGTCCGCAAAATTGAGATCAAGACACGAAGATTGTCTGATCACATTTTTGGTGGGGAGTATCACTCTACCTTTAAAGGTCGGGGGATGACTTTTAGTGAAGTTCGGCAGTATACTTTTGGGGACGACGTTCGTAACATCGACTGGAACGTTACGGCTCGCTATAATGAACCTTTCGTCAAAGTGTTTGAAGAAGAGCGGGAGTTGACCATGTTATTAATGGCTGACATCAGTGGCTCTGAATTCTTTGGGACGCAGGGACAGTTCAAAAACGAGATCGTAACAGAAGTTGCAGCTACTCTGGCCTTTTCGGCAATGCAGAATAATGATAAAATCGGTTTGATTTTATTTTCTGATGAGGTTGAGCTGTACATCCCGCCAAAAAAAGGAAAGAGTCATGTGCTTCGAGTGATTCGAGAATTGCTGGAATTTAAGCCTAAAAGTAAAAAAACAGACCTGAGTCAGGCTTTGCAATTCATGGCTGGTGTGATGAAGAAGAAGGCCATCGTCTTCGTGCTCTCTGATTTTATGACGGATGATTACGAGCATACCCTAAAGATCGCAGGAAAAAAACACGATATCACAGGGATTCGTATTTATGATCAACGCGAAGAAGAAATCCCCAATTTAGGACTGGTTCAGGTGTTGGATGAAGAGTCTGGAGAACATATGTTGGTAAATACAGGGTCTAAAAAAGTTCGCCGGGAATACACGGCCTATTTTAAGGAACGCGCCAATTATTTTCAGGAAAGTTTCAGACGCAGTGGAGCCGGGGTCATCGATGTACGAACCGACGAAAGCTACGTGAAAAAATTACTGGGTTATTTTAAACGACGAGCATAG